A part of Chanos chanos chromosome 9, fChaCha1.1, whole genome shotgun sequence genomic DNA contains:
- the fdps gene encoding farnesyl pyrophosphate synthase, translating into MGDSRSSNGLHQKGAQSDVQLFDRYFDELVSELTERDFTDPVLSDALNRLREVLRYNALGGKRNRGLSVIGSLRELVPPSKLSGDEVERALLVGWCIELLQAFFLVADDIMDASLTRRGQPCWYKREGIGLDAINDAFLLEGAIYRLLRRHCREQTYYVHLLELFTETSFQTELGQTLDLITAPPHKVDLNRFTMERYKAIVKYKTAFYSFYLPVAAAMYMAGIENETEHNNAKTILLEMGEFFQIQDDYLDCYGDPAVTGKIGTDIQDNKCSWLVVTALGVMTPEQRAELESCYGRSDAESVERVKALYDALDMPMRYHQHEEESYARLQKLIQRHAQNLPHAVFLNFAKKIYKRNK; encoded by the exons ATG GGTGACAGCAGGAGTAGTAATGGTCTCCACCAGAAGGGGGCGCAGTCAGATGTGCAGCTCTTTGACAGGTACTTCGATGAGCTGGTGTCTGAGTTAACAGAGCGGGACTTCACCGACCCAGTCCTCAGTGATGCCCTCAACAGACTCAGAGAG GTGCTACGCTACAATGCTCTAGGTGGGAAGAGAAACCGTGGTCTTTCTGTGATTGGCTCCTTGAGGGAGCTTGTCCCGCCTTCCAAGCTGTCAGGCGATGAAGTAGAGCGCGCCCTGCTGGTTGGATGGTGCATTGAACTG CTTCAAGCATTTTTCTTGGTTGCTGATGATATTATGGATGCGTCGTTGACTCGTAGGGGACAACCTTGCTGGTACAAACGG GAGGGAATAGGTCTGGATGCCATTAACGACGCTTTCCTTCTGGAGGGAGCGATCTACCGTCTCCTGCGCAGACACTGCCGAGAGCAGACGTACTACGTTCATCTACTGGAGCTCTTTACTGAG ACATCTTTCCAAACCGAACTGGGCCAGACCTTGGACCTGATAACCGCCCCACCCCACAAAGTCGACCTCAATCGTTTCACcatggagag GTATAAGGCCATCGTGAAATACAAGACTGCCTTCTACTCATTCTATCTGCCTGTCGCTGCAGCCATGTACATG GCAGGAAttgagaatgaaacagagcacaACAACGCTAAAACAATCTTACTGGAGATGGGAGAGTTTTTCCAAATTCAG GACGATTATTTGGATTGCTATGGTGACCCCGCGGTCACAGGAAAGATCGGCACTGATATTCAGGACAACAAATGCAGCTGGTTGGTGGTGACGGCTCTCGGGGTTATGACCCCTGAACAGAGGGCGGAGCTAGAG tcctgtTATGGGCGTAGCGACGCGGAGAGCGTGGAGCGGGTCAAGGCGCTGTACGACGCGCTGGACATGCCCATGCGTTACCACCAGCACGAGGAAGAGAGTTACGCGCGCCTGCAGAAGCTAATCCAGCGCCACGCGCAAAACCTTCCCCACGCCGTTTTCCTCAACTTCGCCAAGAAGATCTACAAGAGAAacaagtga
- the LOC115821860 gene encoding uncharacterized protein LOC115821860 — protein sequence MASELVKKTQSITSAESMRESTQLIMKPYANWEEYLTPAPLSIAILGELTFISSKTDFSINKNPPKDGYKYIRYPESFRACLMQVCNSGWWAFNEAHKSMDQIRLHTSTVPDYMKTAVKILFQGSDEVIQAHLPNQLENIRAIADDCVDLANAAEQKFADVINVVQELVEACVNAEHCYGLELEEIKKRLEEAKMREQTSREANERSAKAMETMEKELEEAQENYKKAITSLPSGWDMIGMDLVGGLTESITGLVNGITSIVTCSFTQMCEASTKIKFSYHCIRSKDDAADEITKINIYSRSGEILKISEFIGQYIQEKTIDWKKLYDQKKKYTNTDFAANQFKRIKNSLDQFPDCKPKRKAILLCETGINICQRLALCAPEGSCSKEKEQKIISNWQELIKSARAFDSKSKSVTKSPSMTPKPPMMYQQENKSEGSSKMSAGQRATENAHFRIEQTRAQLDKTKETYEKCVENMEKNQKELTDILVTMRNCELKEIDFNTTIKMLIKGMDAMGRVKEQWEKMVRFFQMVSNIVKVNMSKTLHNFVTTAKQTQKLSYNAKLFSKDLLYNQAFQASNIASLVHMISETYTEVSNKYLMDRVSSLGKLMAMDKSKPEFELERLQLQSGCDDAQKGILHLVIKNKKAFERSADARLEKIEGELLAILPPAAPEETKAIKEAVQTGFSEEEEANYY from the coding sequence ATGGCTTCTGAACTTGTGAAGAAGACTCAGAGTATCACCTCAgcagagagcatgagagaatCCACCCAGCTCATAATGAAACCTTATGCCAACTGGGAGGAGTACCTGACACCAGCACCACTCTCCATAGCCATACTGGGGGAACTGACTTTCATTTCCTCAAAAACCGATTTCTCCATCAACAAAAACCCACCCAAAGATGGCTACAAGTACATCAGATACCCAGAGTCATTCCGTGCCTGCCTCATGCAAGTGTGTAACTCTGGCTGGTGGGCTTTTAATGAAGCCCATAAGAGTATGGATCAGATCCGCCTTCACACTTCCACTGTACCAGACTATATGAAGACTGCAGTGAAGATCCTGTTTCAGGGAAGTGATGAGGTCATCCAGGCCCACCTGCCTAACCAGCTGGAGAACATTCGGGCTATTGCAGATGACTGTGTGGACCTGGCGAATGCAGCAGAACAAAAGTTTGCTGACGTCATCAATGTGGTTCAAGAGCTGGTGGAGGCGTGTGTGAATGCAGAACATTGTTACGGACTGGAGCtggaggaaataaaaaagagacTGGAAGAGGCCAAAATGAGGGAGCAAACATCACGAGAAGCCAATGAAAGATCTGCGAAGGCAATGGAGACAATGGAGAAGGAATTGGAAGAGGCTCAAGAGAACTACAAGAAAGCAATAACTTCACTTCCTAGTGGATGGGACATGATTGGCATGGATTTAGTTGGAGGATTAACAGAAAGCATCACAGGGCTAGTAAATGGAATAACATCCATTGTTACATGCTCTTTTACACAAATGTGTGAGGCATCAACAAAAATTAAGTTTTCATATCATTGTATAAGAAGTAAGGATGATGCAGCAGATGAAATTACTAAAATAAACATCTACAGCAGGTCTGGAGAAATTCTTAAGATATCAGAATTTATTGGACAATACATTCAAGAGAAAACTATTGATTGGAAGAAACTGTATGatcagaagaaaaaatacacaaacacagacttcgCAGCAAACCAGTTTAAAAGGATTAAAAACAGCTTGGATCAGTTCCCGGACTGTAAACCAAAACGAAAAGCTATTCTCTTATGTGAAACTGGAATCAACATCTGTCAGCGGCTCGCACTGTGTGCACCTGAAGGCAGCTGTAGCaaggagaaagaacagaagatCATCTCTAATTGGCAGGAGCTCATTAAATCAGCTCGTGCTTTTGACAGCAAAAGCAAGAGTGTCACAAAGTCTCCGTCCATGACACCAAAACCACCAATGATGTACCAACAGGAGAATAAGAGTGAAGGGTCTAGTAAAATGTCTGCAGGACAAAGGGCGACAGAGAATGCTCACTTCCGTATTGAGCAGACCAGAGCACAACTGGACAAGACAAAAGAGACGTATGAGAAGTGTGTGGAGAACATGGAGAAGAACCAGAAGGagctgactgacattttggtcACCATGAGAAACTGTGAACTCAAGGAAATCGACTTCAATACCACCATAAAAATGCTGATCAAAGGTATGGATGCCATGGGTAGAGTGAAGGAACAGTGGGAGAAGATGGTACGTTTCTTTCAGATGGTGTCCAACATTGTGAAGGTCAATATGAGCAAAACTCTCCACAATTTTGTCACAACAGCCAAGCAGACACAGAAACTCTCTTACAATGCCAAACTCTTCTCAAAAGACCTGCTCTACAACCAGGCCTTCCAGGCATCCAACATAGCCAGTCTTGTCCATATGATCTCAGAGACCTACACTGAGGTGTCCAACAAATACCTGATGGACAGAGTCAGTAGTCTGGGCAAACTCATGGCCATGGATAAGAGTAAGCCAGAGTTTGAACTCGAGCGTCTACAGCTACAGAGTGGCTGTGATGATGCTCAGAAAGGTATTCTACACCTGGtcatcaagaacaaaaaagcCTTTGAGAGAAGCGCTGATGCAAGACTGGAGAAGATTGAAGGAGAATTGTTGGCCATTCTACCACCTGCAGCACCTGAAGAAACCAAGGCCATTAAAGAAGCTGTTCAAACAGGATTCAGCGAGGAAGAGGAAGCGAACTATTACTGA